One window of the Roseovarius sp. THAF9 genome contains the following:
- a CDS encoding GNAT family N-acetyltransferase has protein sequence MEFTSGYADRRDDIIRLFKDTFTVSEGAAEGDLIASLVTDMFGKVTPGDIFVFSAFEGGTLVGAVIFSRMTYAEDERTVFILSPAVVATGQQGKGIGQALLSHSMRSLRENSVDVVLTYGDLNFYSRVGFHRITEEIAQAPLPLSYPEGWLAQSLTESTLTPLRGSSTCVEPLNDPAMW, from the coding sequence ATGGAATTCACCAGTGGTTATGCAGACCGCAGAGACGACATCATCCGACTGTTCAAGGATACCTTCACGGTCTCCGAGGGTGCGGCCGAAGGCGATCTCATCGCCAGCCTCGTGACAGACATGTTCGGCAAGGTGACGCCGGGCGACATCTTCGTATTCTCGGCGTTCGAGGGCGGCACGCTGGTCGGAGCCGTCATCTTTTCGCGAATGACCTATGCCGAAGATGAACGCACGGTTTTTATCCTGTCTCCTGCAGTCGTCGCGACCGGGCAGCAGGGCAAAGGGATCGGTCAGGCACTGTTGTCGCATTCCATGCGCAGCCTGCGCGAGAACAGCGTAGATGTCGTTCTCACCTACGGAGATCTCAATTTCTATTCGAGGGTGGGCTTTCATCGGATCACCGAAGAGATCGCCCAGGCCCCGCTGCCTTTGTCATATCCGGAAGGCTGGCTAGCGCAATCGCTGACAGAGAGTACTCTCACACCGCTAAGGGGATCATCGACCTGCGTCGAACCACTGAACGACCCAGCGATGTGGTAA
- a CDS encoding MBL fold metallo-hydrolase, which translates to MTNYPVTMNIKPEVQAFFDDATNTISYIVKDPASDACAIVDSVMDIDYAAGRITYDHADELIRQIEDQGLRLEWIIETHVHADHLSAAPYIQKKLGGKIGIGSKIMIVQDTFGKVFNEGTEFQRDGSQFDALFEDGDTYRVGEMECFAMYTPGHTPACMVHVMGDAAFVGDTLFMPDGGSARADFPGGDAGQLYDSIQKVLALPDEMRLFMCHDYGPNGRDIAWETSVGDEKAHNIHVGGGKTKEDFVKFRTERDATLAMPKLIIPSLQVNMRAGEVPKDKDGNPMLKVPVNGL; encoded by the coding sequence ATGACAAACTATCCCGTGACCATGAATATCAAACCAGAGGTTCAGGCATTCTTCGACGATGCGACGAATACGATTAGCTACATCGTGAAAGACCCCGCCAGCGACGCCTGCGCCATTGTCGACAGCGTGATGGACATCGACTATGCCGCCGGGCGGATCACCTATGATCATGCTGACGAATTGATCCGGCAGATCGAGGATCAGGGCCTGCGGCTGGAGTGGATCATCGAGACGCATGTCCATGCCGACCACCTGTCCGCCGCGCCCTATATCCAAAAAAAGCTGGGCGGCAAGATCGGGATCGGATCCAAGATCATGATCGTGCAGGACACGTTCGGCAAGGTGTTCAACGAAGGCACGGAGTTTCAGCGCGACGGGTCGCAGTTCGACGCGCTGTTCGAGGATGGCGATACGTACCGCGTGGGCGAGATGGAATGTTTCGCCATGTACACGCCCGGTCATACGCCGGCCTGCATGGTGCATGTAATGGGCGACGCGGCCTTCGTGGGCGATACGCTGTTCATGCCCGATGGCGGCTCGGCGCGGGCGGATTTTCCGGGCGGGGATGCGGGGCAGCTTTATGACAGTATCCAGAAAGTGCTGGCCCTGCCCGACGAGATGCGGCTGTTCATGTGTCATGACTATGGGCCGAATGGCCGGGATATCGCGTGGGAGACCAGCGTGGGCGACGAAAAGGCGCACAACATCCATGTCGGCGGTGGCAAGACGAAAGAGGATTTCGTCAAGTTCCGCACCGAGCGGGACGCGACCCTGGCGATGCCCAAGCTGATCATCCCGTCCCTTCAGGTGAACATGCGCGCGGGCGAGGTGCCGAAGGACAAGGACGGCAACCCGATGCTCAAGGTGCCGGTGAACGGTCTCTGA
- a CDS encoding M15 family metallopeptidase, with product MTRDAINSVSLWGVLVFSGIMFSNMVSACEPVDFHAAELPARQDQPIKTALELAYPDLRVTGEPAKVVLPGSAALPLETVREVAPKDMLFAPTIAEQFVYIYPLGFDLTQRLKPFHDPGRLRNAAFFQTLYFSEPHAARASLRTIPLGALGKGAFTVTRKHGVDCQLETVLAHLQTLTTDYSAFFGSPGGSFNWRRIAGTDRLSAHSFGIAVDLNADLGNYWRWSGAHRGNVGRYDNRMPAELVATFERYGFIWGGKWHHYDGMHFEYRPELILYSRLSKTGSGNGKANER from the coding sequence ATGACCCGCGATGCGATAAATTCCGTAAGTTTGTGGGGCGTGCTCGTGTTTTCGGGTATCATGTTTTCGAACATGGTTTCGGCATGCGAACCTGTTGATTTCCATGCGGCTGAGCTGCCCGCGAGACAGGATCAACCCATTAAAACCGCCTTGGAACTTGCTTACCCTGATCTTCGCGTTACTGGCGAACCAGCTAAGGTGGTCTTGCCTGGGTCCGCGGCGCTTCCGCTTGAGACGGTGCGGGAGGTTGCGCCAAAGGATATGCTGTTCGCGCCCACGATTGCCGAACAATTCGTCTATATATACCCATTGGGTTTCGACTTGACGCAGCGGCTCAAGCCTTTCCATGATCCCGGGCGCTTGCGGAATGCGGCGTTTTTCCAGACGCTCTATTTCAGCGAGCCACACGCAGCCCGTGCCAGCCTTCGCACGATACCTCTCGGCGCTCTGGGCAAGGGAGCTTTCACTGTGACTCGGAAGCATGGTGTCGACTGCCAACTGGAGACCGTGCTGGCGCATCTGCAGACCTTGACGACTGACTATTCGGCATTCTTCGGATCACCCGGTGGAAGCTTCAACTGGCGCAGAATCGCCGGCACCGACCGTCTGAGTGCCCATTCCTTTGGGATCGCAGTCGATCTCAACGCCGATCTGGGCAACTATTGGCGCTGGAGCGGTGCGCACAGGGGCAATGTGGGTCGGTACGACAACCGCATGCCTGCTGAACTTGTGGCGACGTTCGAACGCTATGGTTTCATCTGGGGCGGGAAATGGCATCACTATGATGGAATGCATTTTGAATACCGTCCCGAACTCATCCTGTATTCGAGATTGTCCAAAACTGGAAGTGGAAACGGCAAGGCGAATGAAAGGTGA
- a CDS encoding peroxiredoxin — MTLLLGDTVPDFTANTTTGPISFHDWIGNDWAFFFSHPADFTPVCTTEMGRTSQLSDEFTKRGVKPIGLSTDTVEEHLNWTEDVNDTQNTTLRFPIVADPDFQIAKLFEMIHPGESETAAVRSVFIIDPDKKLRLSMTYPMSVGRNFDEILRVIDALQTGDAHGVALPADWRPGDRAIIPPSLSDEGAKAKFPQGFDTIRPYLRTVEIDLVK, encoded by the coding sequence ATGACGCTGCTCCTTGGGGATACCGTTCCCGACTTCACGGCGAACACGACCACGGGACCGATCTCTTTCCACGACTGGATCGGCAATGACTGGGCTTTCTTCTTCAGCCATCCGGCCGATTTCACGCCGGTGTGCACGACAGAGATGGGACGCACCTCGCAATTGAGCGATGAGTTCACAAAACGCGGCGTAAAACCTATCGGCCTAAGCACCGATACCGTCGAAGAGCATCTGAACTGGACCGAAGACGTGAACGACACTCAGAACACCACGCTGCGCTTCCCAATCGTCGCGGATCCGGATTTCCAGATCGCCAAGCTCTTCGAGATGATCCATCCCGGCGAGTCGGAAACCGCCGCCGTGCGCTCTGTTTTCATCATCGACCCTGACAAGAAACTGCGTCTTTCGATGACATACCCGATGAGCGTTGGCCGGAACTTTGACGAAATCCTTCGCGTGATCGACGCGCTGCAAACCGGCGATGCCCACGGCGTGGCCCTGCCCGCCGATTGGCGACCGGGCGACCGTGCCATCATTCCTCCATCCCTTTCGGACGAAGGTGCAAAAGCCAAGTTCCCACAAGGCTTCGACACGATCCGTCCGTATTTGCGCACCGTCGAAATCGACTTGGTCAAATAG
- a CDS encoding Rrf2 family transcriptional regulator — MRFLDQVFSDIVTELAKTYISNISFRVEDRMKLTAYSNYALRSLQLAALKAPDRIKVDDVVRIHGLARPHIVKIVHELGRAGYLETLRGRGGGFRLARPTGEIIIGDVIRLTEGPLDLVECFNPERNTCPLIGICKLSRALQTATKAFMAVLDDLTLADIASNKDELLERIAPLQDGIVAPMRRAQ; from the coding sequence GTGCGCTTTCTCGACCAGGTGTTCAGTGACATCGTCACCGAACTTGCAAAAACTTATATCAGCAATATAAGTTTTAGAGTGGAGGACAGAATGAAACTCACGGCTTATTCGAATTATGCACTGCGGTCGCTTCAACTTGCGGCGCTCAAGGCCCCGGATCGGATCAAGGTGGATGACGTGGTGCGCATTCACGGGTTGGCGCGCCCGCATATCGTCAAGATCGTTCACGAGCTTGGGCGCGCGGGATACCTTGAGACCCTGCGGGGGCGGGGCGGGGGCTTCCGCTTGGCGCGTCCGACCGGCGAGATCATCATCGGCGATGTCATCCGCCTTACTGAAGGGCCCCTAGATCTGGTCGAGTGTTTCAATCCTGAACGAAACACATGCCCGCTGATCGGTATATGCAAGCTTTCCCGTGCCCTGCAGACGGCGACCAAAGCCTTCATGGCCGTCCTTGATGACCTGACGCTGGCAGACATTGCCTCGAACAAGGACGAATTGCTGGAGCGAATTGCCCCCCTTCAGGATGGCATCGTTGCACCAATGCGGAGGGCGCAATGA
- a CDS encoding bifunctional protein tyrosine phosphatase family protein/NAD(P)/FAD-dependent oxidoreductase, producing the protein MDIKKITEKVSVSPQITVNDIAEIKAAGFRAIICNRPDGEGADQPSFEEVEAAAKAVGIDARYVPVESGMVNDEDVAAFGASLEDLPRPVLAYCRTGTRSATLWSLSEAKTRSMPDILAATKDAGYDMNGVARRIANGGKTPTDTGDAKYDVVIVGAGAGGISVAASLKSRKSGLSIAVIDPADIHYYQPGWTMVGGGIFEASQTAKTMGSLIPSGVKWIKAAVAAFEPQNNAVILDGCRVVKYDRLVVCPGLKLDWSCVEGLEETLGRNGVTSNYRYDLAPYTWQLVQETKQGRALFTQPPMPIKCAGAPQKAMYLSGDAWFRRGVLKNIDIQFMNAGGVLFGVKDYVPALMEYVEKYDATLNFFHNLISVDGPAKTATFRVAKPDTDPTEVTVEFDMMHVCPPQTAPDFIRVSPLADATGWVDVDQATLRHKSFDNIWSLGDVMNAPNAKTAAAARKQAPTVAENIVADIRGRSAVAQYDGYGSCPLTVERGKIVLAEFGYGGALKPSFPAWLVDGTKPTRAAWFLKEKMLPPIYWQAMLRGKEWMAKPEQLKVAAE; encoded by the coding sequence ATGGACATCAAAAAAATCACCGAGAAAGTATCGGTCTCACCACAGATTACAGTCAACGATATTGCGGAGATCAAGGCTGCGGGTTTCCGCGCTATCATCTGCAACCGCCCGGACGGCGAAGGAGCGGACCAGCCAAGCTTTGAGGAAGTTGAAGCTGCAGCGAAAGCCGTCGGAATCGACGCGCGTTATGTTCCGGTGGAGTCCGGAATGGTCAACGATGAAGATGTGGCGGCTTTCGGTGCGTCTCTCGAAGACTTGCCGCGTCCGGTTCTGGCGTATTGCCGCACGGGCACTCGGTCCGCCACGCTCTGGTCCTTAAGTGAAGCCAAGACGCGTTCGATGCCGGACATCCTGGCAGCGACCAAGGACGCTGGCTACGACATGAACGGCGTTGCACGGCGTATCGCCAACGGCGGCAAGACGCCGACAGATACTGGCGATGCCAAATATGATGTTGTGATCGTTGGGGCGGGCGCCGGCGGTATCTCGGTTGCTGCCAGCCTGAAGTCTCGGAAATCCGGCCTCAGTATCGCTGTGATCGATCCTGCCGATATCCATTATTACCAGCCCGGTTGGACCATGGTCGGCGGCGGCATCTTCGAGGCAAGCCAGACCGCAAAGACAATGGGCAGCCTGATACCTAGCGGTGTCAAATGGATCAAGGCTGCTGTCGCCGCCTTCGAGCCGCAGAACAATGCCGTTATCCTCGATGGCTGCCGGGTCGTGAAGTACGACCGCCTTGTCGTCTGCCCGGGCCTGAAGCTGGACTGGAGTTGCGTCGAAGGTCTGGAAGAAACGCTTGGGCGCAACGGCGTGACTTCTAACTATCGCTACGATCTCGCGCCCTATACTTGGCAGCTTGTGCAGGAGACGAAGCAGGGCCGAGCGCTCTTTACGCAGCCGCCGATGCCGATCAAATGTGCGGGCGCACCGCAGAAAGCGATGTATTTGTCTGGTGACGCATGGTTTCGGCGCGGCGTTCTGAAGAACATCGATATCCAGTTCATGAATGCCGGGGGCGTACTGTTCGGCGTGAAGGACTACGTGCCGGCTCTCATGGAATACGTCGAAAAGTACGACGCGACGCTGAACTTTTTCCATAACCTCATCTCTGTCGATGGTCCGGCCAAGACGGCCACGTTCAGGGTGGCGAAACCCGATACGGATCCAACCGAGGTCACCGTCGAGTTCGACATGATGCATGTTTGTCCGCCACAGACTGCGCCGGACTTCATCCGTGTTTCGCCCCTGGCCGATGCCACTGGGTGGGTCGACGTGGATCAGGCCACTCTGCGTCACAAATCATTCGACAACATATGGTCGCTCGGCGATGTGATGAATGCCCCGAACGCCAAGACGGCTGCGGCGGCGCGCAAGCAGGCTCCGACCGTAGCCGAAAATATTGTCGCGGACATACGTGGTCGGTCGGCCGTTGCCCAATACGACGGCTACGGCTCGTGCCCGCTCACTGTCGAGCGCGGTAAGATTGTGCTGGCAGAGTTCGGATATGGCGGGGCCCTGAAGCCATCCTTCCCAGCCTGGCTGGTCGATGGCACTAAGCCTACCCGTGCCGCCTGGTTCCTTAAGGAAAAGATGCTTCCTCCAATCTATTGGCAAGCCATGCTGAGGGGTAAGGAATGGATGGCAAAACCTGAGCAGCTAAAGGTCGCAGCCGAGTAG
- a CDS encoding bacterioferritin translates to MSNNKTVENLNRALQMEMSAAHQYQLHAHVLDDWGLNLLAAKMREEQAEEIGHSDLFIERILFLKGTPEISFAKLPERAETLNEMFKADLADEEDAIAFYTRAAREAFEANDIGSRTLFETIALDEEGHKSWLELQIDLIERIGEQAYSAKLVSVTQEEAPAV, encoded by the coding sequence ATGTCTAATAACAAGACGGTAGAAAACTTGAACCGTGCGCTTCAGATGGAAATGAGCGCCGCGCACCAATATCAATTGCATGCGCATGTGCTTGACGATTGGGGCCTCAACCTTCTTGCAGCCAAGATGCGTGAAGAGCAGGCCGAGGAAATCGGGCACTCCGATCTCTTCATCGAGCGCATCTTATTTCTGAAGGGTACCCCAGAGATCTCCTTTGCGAAGCTTCCAGAACGCGCCGAGACGTTGAACGAAATGTTCAAAGCTGACCTTGCCGATGAAGAAGACGCAATCGCATTCTATACGCGTGCTGCGCGAGAAGCATTCGAGGCGAATGACATCGGTTCGCGCACGCTCTTCGAGACAATTGCGCTTGATGAGGAAGGTCACAAGTCATGGCTTGAGCTGCAAATCGATCTTATCGAGCGGATCGGTGAGCAAGCGTATAGTGCGAAGCTGGTTTCGGTGACTCAGGAAGAGGCCCCGGCCGTGTAA
- a CDS encoding Crp/Fnr family transcriptional regulator, whose product MNIGDWTEKFQGTRALPRSVRDRLIKVAKVSRYSKGHEVFGPRNVPDSLLFLFEGTIRVSQTSENGRDIVLYRVDAGESCVLTTACMLAEEAYNAEGVAETDITVIVLPQAAFDGLVAEEETFRKFVFSAYSRRLIDLLRVVDDVAFGRIDVRLAERLLTLVGGDKEISATHAQIASELGTAREVISRVLNDFQKRRYIAQSRGRIAIVDKPALRALAEST is encoded by the coding sequence ATGAATATCGGGGACTGGACGGAGAAATTTCAGGGAACGCGGGCGCTGCCGCGGTCTGTGCGAGATCGGTTGATCAAGGTCGCAAAGGTCAGCAGGTACTCCAAAGGTCACGAGGTTTTCGGGCCCCGCAATGTTCCCGACAGCCTGCTGTTTCTCTTCGAAGGTACGATTCGGGTTTCGCAGACCTCGGAAAACGGTCGGGACATCGTGCTTTACCGCGTGGACGCGGGAGAGAGCTGTGTTCTGACGACGGCCTGCATGCTTGCCGAGGAAGCCTACAACGCAGAGGGGGTGGCCGAGACAGACATTACGGTCATCGTCCTTCCGCAAGCCGCGTTCGACGGCCTCGTGGCTGAAGAAGAAACGTTCAGGAAATTCGTCTTCAGCGCATATTCCAGGCGATTGATCGACCTGCTGCGCGTGGTTGACGATGTAGCCTTCGGCCGCATCGATGTGCGTCTTGCGGAGCGCCTGCTGACGCTGGTCGGCGGTGACAAGGAAATTTCCGCAACCCATGCCCAGATCGCCAGTGAGCTTGGGACCGCGCGCGAGGTGATCAGTCGTGTTTTGAATGACTTCCAGAAGCGTCGCTACATCGCGCAGTCGCGCGGTCGGATCGCCATTGTCGACAAGCCGGCGCTGCGCGCACTGGCCGAGAGCACGTAG
- a CDS encoding ribbon-helix-helix protein, CopG family encodes MSKFGRPKTDTSAVTLRLHADMLQAIDDIRREEVDVPTRPEMIRRIIADWLDQKIQDSDR; translated from the coding sequence ATGAGCAAGTTCGGACGCCCAAAAACAGACACATCCGCCGTCACGTTGCGCCTTCATGCCGATATGCTTCAGGCAATAGATGATATTCGGCGCGAAGAAGTGGATGTTCCGACACGACCGGAAATGATCCGAAGGATCATCGCGGATTGGCTCGACCAAAAAATACAAGATTCCGACAGGTAA
- a CDS encoding cytochrome ubiquinol oxidase subunit I has product MFDSFSAEMLARVQFAFTVSFHIVFPAFSIGLASYLAVLNGLWLRTRDKTYLALFNYWKKIFAVAFGMGVVSGIVMSYQFGTNWSVFSDKAGPVVGPLMAYEVLSAFFLEAGFLGIMLFGRERVGDKLHMFATAMVAFGTLMSATWILSVNSWMQTPAGYSIAENGQFVPEDWWAIIFNPSFPYRLFHMVLAAYLTTALVVGAVGALHLLRDKADKEARRMFSMAMWMAVIVTPIQIFAGHEHGLNTLEHQPVKIMAMEGHYESYPEGWTPLYLFGIPNDKEQRLDYAIGIPGLGNLIFEHPLDYPTKGLDTIPDADQPPVFIVFWSFRVMVALGFLMLGLGVWSAWARWRNKLFEAKWLHRASIAMGPSGFIAVLAGWITTEVGRQPYTVYGLLRTSDSLAPIDAPAVAASLIAFIIVYFAVFGAGTYYLLRMMNKRPATPKLGLRDGPIRTAGITPAPQVDPDFILGE; this is encoded by the coding sequence ATGTTCGACAGTTTCAGTGCAGAAATGCTTGCCAGGGTCCAGTTCGCCTTCACGGTCTCGTTCCACATCGTCTTCCCGGCTTTCTCCATAGGCCTTGCCAGTTATCTCGCCGTCCTGAACGGGTTGTGGCTGAGAACGAGAGACAAGACCTATCTGGCACTCTTCAACTACTGGAAGAAGATCTTTGCGGTTGCCTTCGGTATGGGCGTGGTTTCGGGCATCGTGATGTCCTACCAGTTCGGAACCAACTGGTCGGTCTTCTCCGACAAGGCTGGCCCCGTGGTTGGCCCGCTCATGGCCTACGAAGTCCTGTCGGCCTTTTTCCTCGAAGCGGGGTTTCTGGGCATCATGCTTTTCGGCCGTGAGCGCGTGGGCGACAAACTGCACATGTTCGCGACTGCGATGGTGGCCTTTGGGACGCTAATGTCGGCAACCTGGATCCTGTCCGTGAACAGTTGGATGCAGACGCCCGCTGGCTACTCCATCGCAGAAAACGGCCAGTTCGTTCCGGAAGATTGGTGGGCGATCATCTTCAATCCATCCTTCCCATACCGCCTCTTCCACATGGTTCTAGCCGCATATCTGACGACTGCGCTGGTTGTCGGTGCCGTCGGCGCGCTTCACTTGCTGCGGGACAAGGCAGACAAAGAGGCTCGACGGATGTTCTCGATGGCGATGTGGATGGCCGTGATTGTGACGCCGATCCAGATCTTTGCCGGGCACGAACACGGGCTGAATACGCTCGAGCATCAGCCGGTCAAGATCATGGCCATGGAAGGCCATTACGAAAGCTATCCCGAAGGTTGGACGCCTCTTTATCTGTTCGGAATACCAAACGACAAGGAACAACGGCTGGACTACGCCATCGGCATTCCCGGGCTTGGCAATCTGATCTTCGAGCACCCGCTCGATTATCCAACAAAAGGCCTCGATACGATCCCCGACGCGGATCAACCGCCCGTGTTCATCGTCTTCTGGTCCTTCCGCGTGATGGTCGCCTTGGGCTTTCTGATGCTCGGTCTTGGAGTGTGGTCCGCTTGGGCGCGCTGGCGCAACAAGCTCTTCGAGGCTAAATGGCTGCATCGCGCCAGCATAGCCATGGGCCCCTCGGGTTTTATCGCCGTCTTGGCCGGCTGGATTACGACAGAGGTCGGCCGCCAGCCTTACACGGTCTACGGGCTTTTACGCACCAGTGACAGCCTTGCTCCCATCGATGCCCCGGCGGTCGCGGCCTCGCTCATCGCCTTCATCATCGTCTACTTCGCCGTTTTCGGTGCCGGCACCTACTATCTGCTGCGTATGATGAACAAACGCCCCGCGACGCCAAAACTCGGCCTCCGCGACGGCCCGATCCGCACCGCTGGCATCACACCGGCTCCGCAAGTCGATCCCGACTTCATCCTCGGCGAATAA
- the cydB gene encoding cytochrome d ubiquinol oxidase subunit II produces MEFDLAFIWAGLIAFAVLVYVILDGFDLGIGILFPFGKSDGDRDLMMNSVAPVWDGNETWLVLGGGGLFAVFPLAYAVVMPALYMPITLMLLALVFRGVSFEYRWRTENKGLWDAAFFGGSFVAALCQGIALGALVQGIEVDGRAYAGGWFDWLTPFSVLTGFAVVVGYALLGATWLVLKTENDIQIQMRSYAWWLGAATLGLIGVVSVLTPFQEPEYFQRWFNLPGSLFSMIVPLIMLGLTWKFFAGLNDGKDLQPFLSALGFFVVSFVGIGISFYPMMVPPSLTIWEAAAPDSSLAFALVGAVILVPIILAYTAYAYWVFRGKLDPSEGYH; encoded by the coding sequence ATGGAATTCGATCTCGCTTTCATCTGGGCCGGCCTCATTGCATTCGCAGTCTTGGTCTATGTCATCCTCGACGGGTTCGACCTGGGGATTGGCATCCTCTTTCCTTTTGGAAAATCCGACGGGGATCGGGATCTCATGATGAACTCTGTCGCGCCGGTTTGGGACGGCAATGAAACCTGGCTTGTTCTGGGCGGCGGCGGCCTCTTCGCCGTGTTTCCGCTGGCTTACGCCGTCGTCATGCCCGCGCTTTACATGCCGATCACCCTGATGCTTCTGGCGCTGGTGTTCCGGGGCGTTTCGTTCGAGTATCGCTGGCGAACCGAGAACAAGGGCCTTTGGGACGCAGCTTTCTTCGGCGGTTCATTTGTCGCCGCGCTATGCCAAGGGATCGCTCTAGGCGCTCTCGTTCAGGGGATCGAAGTCGATGGCCGTGCCTATGCTGGCGGCTGGTTCGATTGGCTGACCCCATTCTCGGTTCTGACCGGATTCGCCGTGGTCGTGGGCTATGCCCTTCTCGGTGCCACTTGGCTGGTGTTGAAAACTGAAAACGATATCCAGATCCAGATGCGCAGCTACGCGTGGTGGCTGGGCGCGGCAACCCTTGGACTGATTGGCGTTGTAAGCGTCCTGACGCCATTCCAAGAACCGGAGTACTTCCAGCGCTGGTTCAACTTGCCGGGCAGCCTGTTCTCAATGATCGTACCCCTCATTATGCTCGGTCTTACGTGGAAATTCTTCGCTGGCCTGAACGACGGAAAGGACCTTCAACCGTTTCTTTCAGCACTCGGTTTCTTTGTTGTCAGCTTCGTGGGCATCGGCATCAGCTTCTACCCCATGATGGTCCCACCATCCCTGACCATCTGGGAAGCGGCAGCGCCGGATTCGAGCCTTGCCTTCGCGCTTGTGGGCGCGGTGATCCTGGTACCGATAATCTTGGCCTACACCGCCTACGCCTACTGGGTGTTCCGCGGAAAGTTGGACCCATCGGAGGGGTATCACTGA
- a CDS encoding DMT family transporter, translated as MTSIDQPASHGESHRYGVLFVFAAGVLWSTVGLGIRLIEEASVWQILLYRSVSMSVFLYVVIRVRSGESPFAQARRIGGPAVVAGLSLVAAYSGGIFAIQNTSVANAMLLFATAPFMAAVLGWLVLREPVRPATWIAIAVAIGGIGIMVADKSGGVVLAGSLAALGSAFGFAVFTVALRWGRTGEMLPAVFLSGIFAIIITSSICLILGQSLVLTWNDGGVAMGMGLFQVGAGLILYTLGSRSLPAAELALLSLAEVLLGPVWVWLFLGETASVNTLIGGAVLLLAIAGNAISGKRRKPPPITSP; from the coding sequence ATGACGTCTATTGATCAACCCGCTTCGCACGGCGAGAGCCACAGATATGGCGTGCTGTTCGTGTTCGCGGCAGGCGTTCTGTGGTCGACGGTCGGCCTGGGGATCCGCCTGATCGAGGAGGCATCGGTCTGGCAGATCCTGCTGTATCGGTCGGTCAGCATGTCAGTGTTCCTATATGTCGTCATTCGTGTCAGGTCAGGTGAAAGTCCATTCGCTCAGGCGCGCCGTATCGGCGGGCCCGCCGTTGTCGCAGGGCTGTCGCTGGTTGCGGCGTATTCGGGGGGCATATTCGCGATCCAGAACACGTCAGTCGCAAATGCGATGCTGTTGTTCGCGACAGCGCCGTTCATGGCTGCGGTCCTGGGCTGGCTCGTTTTGCGAGAGCCCGTAAGGCCCGCGACCTGGATTGCCATCGCGGTTGCCATCGGTGGTATCGGCATAATGGTGGCCGATAAGTCCGGCGGTGTGGTTCTGGCAGGCAGCCTTGCAGCGCTCGGATCGGCGTTCGGGTTTGCCGTGTTCACCGTCGCGCTGCGTTGGGGGCGGACAGGGGAGATGCTTCCGGCTGTTTTCCTGTCCGGCATTTTTGCGATCATCATCACGTCGTCCATATGCCTGATACTGGGGCAGTCGCTTGTACTGACTTGGAACGATGGCGGGGTCGCAATGGGTATGGGGCTGTTCCAGGTCGGAGCCGGACTGATCCTCTACACGCTCGGATCTCGTAGCCTTCCCGCCGCGGAGCTGGCCTTACTTTCATTGGCAGAGGTGCTGCTCGGGCCGGTTTGGGTCTGGTTGTTTCTCGGCGAGACGGCGAGCGTCAATACTCTGATCGGCGGTGCCGTGCTGCTATTGGCGATTGCCGGCAATGCGATTTCGGGTAAACGCCGGAAGCCGCCACCGATTACGTCGCCGTAG